In the Heterodontus francisci isolate sHetFra1 chromosome 8, sHetFra1.hap1, whole genome shotgun sequence genome, one interval contains:
- the LOC137373208 gene encoding CGG triplet repeat-binding protein 1-like has translation MSKSKAATTITAAHRVKEFGSQILHADGGVLFCKGCSVSLDHMQQATVQGHFESESHRSRKRASNTALLENAHAKKQATVSSLFKKSTESSENCQLVTMELVDAFASANIPLEKLHHPKLRVFIQRNAQNDSCLPSANKIRQEKETVAGCSKLTFNH, from the coding sequence atgagcaaatcaaaagcagccacaaccattactgcagcacatcgagtgaaagagtttggaagccaaattctgcatgccgatggtggagTACTGTTTTGTAAAGGCTGCAGTGTTTCATTGGATCACATGCAGCAGGCAACGGTTCAGGGCCATTTCGAgtccgaaagccatcgcagcagaaagagagcatccaacactgcactgctggaaaacgCTCATGCCAAAAAACAAGCAAcagtttcatctctttttaagaagtcgacagagagctcagaaaattgcCAATTGGTTacgatggaacttgtggatgcttttgcaagcgccaacataccattggaaaaacttcatcacccaaagctgcgggtaTTCATTCAACGCAATGCGCAAAATGatagttgcttgccaagtgcaaataaaataCGACAggagaaagagacagttgcaggttgctccaagctcacattcaaccactga
- the LOC137372917 gene encoding phosducin-like yields MERGLSWDEDVESDPNLEMSAINTGPKGVINDWRRFKLESKDNETVPSNKRQLLRQLSSPYRSLSKDKDTQEKFSRKMSVQEYEMIQGKEDEACLRKYRKQCMQEMHQQLSFGPHFGVVYDLENGEQFLEVVEKELNKTTVMVNIYEDRVKGCDSLINCLTCLALEYPLVKFCKIKASNTGASDRFSDHVLPALLVYKAGELIGNFIHITEQLGEEFFAVDVESFLNEYGLLPERAFTAIENASDGSDVDIE; encoded by the exons ATGGAACGTGGACTAAGCTGGGATGAAGATGTGGAATCTGACCCAAATCTTGAAATGTCAGCTATAAACACAG GCCCAAAAGGAGTAATAAATGACTGGAGAAGGTTTAAGCTGGAGAGCAAGGACAATGAAACTGTTCCTTCAAACAAAAGGCAACTCCTTAGACAACTGTCATCACCATACCGATCTCTCAGTAAGGACAAAGACACACAAGAGAAATTCAGTCGTAAG ATGAGTGTGCAGGAATATGAAATGATCCAGGGCAAGGAAGATGAGGCCTGCCTTCGTAAGTACCGCAAACAGTGCATGCAGGAGATGCATCAGCAGCTGAGCTTCGGGCCGCATTTTGGAGTCGTCTATGATCTAGAGAATGGGGAGCAATTTTTGGAAGTGGTTGAGAAGGAATTGAACAAAACCACGGTGATGGTGAACATTTATGAGGATAGAGTGAAAGGCTGTGATTCTCTGATTAATTGCTTAACATGCCTTGCTTTGGAGTACCCCTTGGTCAAGTTCTGTAAAATAAAGGCCTCCAACACTGGGGCTAGTGACCGCTTCTCTGACCATGTTCTCCCAGCATTACTGGTGTACAAGGCAGGTGAGCTGATTGGCAACTTCATACACATCACTGAGCAACTTGGTGAAGAATTCTTTGCGGTGGATGTTGAATCCTTTTTAAACGAATATGGCCTTTTGCCAGAAAGGGCGTTCACCGCAATTGAAAATGCCAGTGATGGTAGCGATGTAGATATTGAATAA